The genomic segment CCAGGTCTTTTCTTGCCGGTCCACACCCGCTTGCCACCAAGGAAATACGGGTAATTCCTTTTTCCTCGTTGTGCCTGGCCTGGTTGAGAATTATTTCCTGATCTACCAACCCATAGATTTCTGTATCGGTTGGGTAGTGTCCGGATTGAGCGCACCATTTACAGTCCTCGCTGCAATGTCCGGATTTTACATTTACGATGGAACATAAATCGAACTGCCTGGATGCAAATTTTATAGTCACCTTATGTGCCATTTCATACAACTCATCCGATGTGAGATGTTTAGCGATATAGGTTACCTCTTCAACACTTAAAGATATTCCCTGTCCGATTTTTTGTTCTAGGTCATCCATCCTCATAATTCTTTAATTTTTAGTGATACAAAAAAACCGTATCAAAATAGAACCCAGTTCTAAAATGATACGGTTTGAATATTTAAGATTGTAATTTCCGGTTATAGCATACGTATTAGCAGCTGTTTCTGATATTAAAACAGCTGTTAAAGCAAAAAGAGTGTCAGGTAAAAGATACGAAAGCGGAGGGTCCGGATAGGAGGCATCATTTTCTGCTGTCTCCTCCTGCGTAATAAAAATAAAAAATTGTTTACCCTTTTTCTCTTTGGAAAGGGAAGCTTCGGTAATACTTTTTCCAACCCGCGAGATAAGGACCTGTTTATGCAGACTTGCAAAAACGGCATACGACTTTCGGCTCCATCTGCGAAACCAAACCTTCGATTCACTATGTCGTATCCCGATCTTCATACGTGCAAAAGTATATAAAAATCTGATACTACATTTTTTTAAACGATAGTCCGGTTCATAATCCCACCGGATTTCTTTTCAGAAAAGGATGTATTCTGTGATGTTGTATCGGTCTAAGATACTCTTTAACAGACTGGTTCGTACTGTAAAGGTTACATCCCGGTGGCTGTCTATTAATGTGCGTAATAAGAAATCAAAACCCAACCCTTTTAGTTCAAGTCCGCCTACCTCATCAATCCAGACTGCCTTTTCGGAAGGGGAACCTAAAATATAATCTTCGCCTTTTTTAAAAGCCTCTTTCCAAAAGGCAAACCGGCCTTGGGTGTAATAATCTCCATGGCTTGCAACGGACTCTTTCAGACATATAAAAGGAATTTCATCCATGATCGGCAGCAGAACCAGGTTGTAGCCTGCTATAGTTTGGTCGGGGGCATACAACTTTTTAGCATACAACCCCACTTCCCGGTTCCCTTGGGAGTATAAATTCAGGAATCTTGTACTTTTCCCACTGTGGATGTCACCTGTTATAATATGTACCATCTCAAGCTACTGTGAATTAAATGTATAAGAAAGGGAGGCATAGAATAAACGACCTTCCATCGGATATCCTTCCGAAAGATAGTAAAGTTTATCGAACAGATTCTTTACCCCCAGCTTAGCTTCGATGCGATTGAACCGTTTACCGATGCTGGAATGAAAAAGAGCATAACCGGGAATAGACAGGTCGCCGTTGCTGCTTACCATGGTGCTGGTTACGGCAGTCATATGGGCTATCAGAACCAACCGGTGCCAAAGAGATACCTCCAGCATGGCATTCCATTTATGATCCGGAACTCCGGTGAAGCTGACTTTTGTGTCGCTCTTGTTCGTCCGGTTTATAAACGTATAATTTGCCTCGGCCTTTATCCAATTATAGTGGTAAGACAGTCCCGCTTCCACGCCCCGGTGATGAGCTTTCCCTTTGTTCTGGAGCTGCCAGATAAGCGGATCACTCTCAACCACACCCGTAATTTCCTGGATCGTATTGCTCAGAAACATATAATAGGCACTGGCATACCACCGGAGGTTGTTGTAGTTTCCGTTGTAGGTGATATCAAGGTTGAACGAACGCTCCGTCTTCAAATCCGGATTCGGAATCGCCCTTCCCCGTTTGTAGGAATAGCGGTCTTTCAACGAAGCGAAACGGGCATTCCTCGAAAAGGAAAACCGAAACGAATGGTTGCTGTTGTGCTTGTAGTCCACGGCGAACTGGTAATTGATATCCTGATCGGATGAGGTGGGATAGCTTACAATTCCATAGTTTTTAGATCCGGGCAGGGGTTCATACATTTCGGCCTTATTCCCTTTATGATAAAAGAATCCGGCTCCAGCCAGGAAAGATAATCGGCTGCTCGCTTCCCAGGTATCTTCCAGGGCTACAGAGGCTGTATATTCATCCTGCGTCGCTACCGGATCAAGGTCGTCATGACTCCTGTGAACATCCCTTTTATAATTTGTCCCTAATTTCAGGGTATGGTTCTGTATTCCATCCCATGCCAGAATGAACCGGGCACCAGCCGAGTAGTCATCATAATAGCTGTTGAAGGCCGATTTACTCTGCTGACTGTTATACTCTTTGTTATCGTACGCCTTCAGCAAGTTATAATACCGATCGTAGAACAGCCTGCTTTCAAAACTCCAGTCCGGATGGATGGCCGTTCTTGAAAAGAAATGGATCTGCTCTTTATCCCAGTCCTTATATCTCCAGAACCGGGGCATTCCGTTCGTACCTAAATAAGGAGGCACATATTTGTCGGCGGTTATCCGGCTGTAACCAACCATGTATTCGTCACCATCCTTCGGCGTAAAACCGAATTTGCCATTAAACTGATAGTCGGTGGTGCGGGAGTGATGCCGTATATCACCTTCCTGCAGGCCTGTTACGGGAGTATAGCCGGAAGGCAGCCTGAAATCATTTCTATGCAGCCAACTTCCGTCCAGCTGCACATACCATTTGTCGTACCTGCTTCCCAGACTTGCGGCCGTATTCCACAACGTGCTGGCCTTCACCCCAAACTCGAACCTCTTTGCCGGAGTTGTACTGATTATATTGACGGCGCCACCCATGGTGTTGCCTCCCAGAAGAAGCGACGAAATCCCTTTGGACACCTGTATCTTTGAGATGGAGGAGGTCTGAATACGGCCCAGGTCGATCAACCCGTCAAAAGGAACCGAAACCGGAATCCCATCCATAAAGACCGGAATACGGGTCTGGTCGAATCCTCTCAGAAAGAGCAGGCTCTCTCCACGGGATGAG from the Macellibacteroides fermentans genome contains:
- a CDS encoding nucleoside-triphosphatase — its product is MVHIITGDIHSGKSTRFLNLYSQGNREVGLYAKKLYAPDQTIAGYNLVLLPIMDEIPFICLKESVASHGDYYTQGRFAFWKEAFKKGEDYILGSPSEKAVWIDEVGGLELKGLGFDFLLRTLIDSHRDVTFTVRTSLLKSILDRYNITEYILF
- a CDS encoding TonB-dependent receptor plug domain-containing protein; the encoded protein is MTGRTGRIGKILLMTILFSCRILADPVENDSIRYTTLGEVIILEKLPVSTGSEISALKMDRMDLPRVSQALEWIPGITLSEASSRGESLLFLRGFDQTRIPVFMDGIPVSVPFDGLIDLGRIQTSSISKIQVSKGISSLLLGGNTMGGAVNIISTTPAKRFEFGVKASTLWNTAASLGSRYDKWYVQLDGSWLHRNDFRLPSGYTPVTGLQEGDIRHHSRTTDYQFNGKFGFTPKDGDEYMVGYSRITADKYVPPYLGTNGMPRFWRYKDWDKEQIHFFSRTAIHPDWSFESRLFYDRYYNLLKAYDNKEYNSQQSKSAFNSYYDDYSAGARFILAWDGIQNHTLKLGTNYKRDVHRSHDDLDPVATQDEYTASVALEDTWEASSRLSFLAGAGFFYHKGNKAEMYEPLPGSKNYGIVSYPTSSDQDINYQFAVDYKHNSNHSFRFSFSRNARFASLKDRYSYKRGRAIPNPDLKTERSFNLDITYNGNYNNLRWYASAYYMFLSNTIQEITGVVESDPLIWQLQNKGKAHHRGVEAGLSYHYNWIKAEANYTFINRTNKSDTKVSFTGVPDHKWNAMLEVSLWHRLVLIAHMTAVTSTMVSSNGDLSIPGYALFHSSIGKRFNRIEAKLGVKNLFDKLYYLSEGYPMEGRLFYASLSYTFNSQ